A section of the Pontibacter deserti genome encodes:
- the plsY gene encoding glycerol-3-phosphate 1-O-acyltransferase PlsY yields the protein MDILLIAILFVAAYLIGSICTAVWLGKWYYGIDIRKHGSGNSGATNTFRVLGKKPGTIVMLIDIFKGWAATSLAGLLVVFEAIPADQLIIYQLIMGMLAVVGHIFPVYERFKGGKGVATLLGMMLAIQTDVALLCMVIFVIVLFTSRYVSLGSMIAALAFPILLLLPRFHPDNPILIVFGFVLFAVVVLTHRKNINRLIAGEESKANINLGRKK from the coding sequence ATGGATATACTTTTGATTGCTATACTTTTTGTAGCAGCTTACCTTATCGGCTCTATTTGTACTGCGGTTTGGCTGGGTAAATGGTACTACGGCATCGACATCCGTAAACATGGCAGCGGCAACTCTGGTGCTACCAATACCTTCCGGGTGCTTGGTAAAAAGCCAGGTACCATTGTAATGCTGATCGATATCTTTAAAGGCTGGGCCGCTACTTCACTAGCGGGTTTGCTGGTAGTTTTTGAGGCTATACCTGCCGATCAACTGATAATCTACCAGTTAATAATGGGTATGCTGGCAGTTGTGGGGCATATATTTCCGGTATATGAGCGCTTTAAAGGTGGTAAAGGCGTTGCCACTTTGTTAGGTATGATGCTGGCTATTCAGACGGATGTGGCGTTGTTATGTATGGTGATATTTGTGATCGTACTTTTTACGTCGCGTTACGTGTCGTTAGGTTCTATGATTGCAGCACTGGCGTTCCCTATACTTTTACTGTTGCCACGCTTTCACCCGGATAACCCGATCCTGATCGTTTTTGGCTTTGTGCTGTTTGCAGTGGTGGTGCTTACACACCGTAAAAATATTAACCGACTGATTGCCGGTGAAGAAAGCAAAGCCAACATAAATCTGGGTCGCAAAAAGTAA
- a CDS encoding dipeptidase, whose translation MNNYITENKDRFLNELLDMLRIPSVSADPKFKQDVIRTAEFVADRLREAGADNVELCETAGYPIVYGEKIIDPSLPTVLVYGHYDVQPADPYELWNSPPFEPVIKDGKIYARGACDDKGQMYMHVKAFEVMMRNNALPCNVKFMIEGEEEVGSANLATFVKNNKEKLAADVILISDTGMLANDTPSITTGLRGMSYMEVEVTGPNRDLHSGLYGGAVANPINILCQMIASLHDENNHITIPGFYDNVTELSQEERAEMARAPFSLDKYKKALDLSDIHGEEGYTTMERTSIRPTLDVNGIWGGYIGEGAKTVIPSKAFAKISMRLVPNQTSAEITEKFTKHFESIAPASVKVVVKPHHGGEPVVTPTDSVAYQAASKAYEETFGVKPIPVRSGGSIPIVAMFKSELGLDSVLMGFGLDSDAIHSPNENFGVFNYMKGIETIPLFYKYYAEMSR comes from the coding sequence ATGAACAACTATATTACTGAGAACAAAGACCGCTTTCTGAATGAGCTGCTTGATATGCTTCGCATTCCATCGGTAAGTGCTGATCCAAAGTTTAAGCAAGATGTAATACGCACTGCCGAATTTGTGGCTGACAGGTTGCGCGAAGCAGGTGCTGATAATGTAGAATTATGCGAAACTGCCGGCTACCCAATTGTGTATGGCGAGAAAATTATTGACCCAAGCCTGCCAACTGTGCTGGTTTACGGCCACTATGATGTACAGCCTGCTGACCCATATGAGCTGTGGAATTCTCCTCCGTTTGAGCCAGTAATTAAAGACGGTAAAATTTATGCCCGCGGTGCCTGCGACGACAAAGGGCAGATGTACATGCACGTAAAGGCTTTTGAAGTAATGATGCGTAATAACGCACTGCCTTGCAACGTGAAGTTCATGATTGAAGGGGAAGAGGAAGTTGGCTCTGCTAACCTGGCTACCTTTGTAAAAAACAACAAGGAGAAACTTGCCGCTGATGTTATCCTGATTTCAGATACCGGCATGCTGGCCAATGATACCCCATCTATTACCACAGGTTTGCGCGGCATGAGTTACATGGAAGTGGAGGTTACAGGTCCAAACCGCGACTTACATTCCGGATTATATGGTGGCGCAGTGGCTAACCCGATCAATATACTTTGCCAGATGATCGCTTCGCTGCACGATGAGAACAACCACATCACTATACCGGGCTTTTACGATAATGTAACAGAGCTGAGCCAGGAAGAACGCGCCGAAATGGCCCGCGCACCATTTAGCTTAGACAAGTATAAAAAAGCACTGGACCTAAGTGATATACACGGTGAAGAAGGTTACACTACAATGGAGCGTACTTCAATAAGACCAACCTTAGATGTAAACGGTATCTGGGGCGGTTACATAGGAGAGGGCGCTAAAACAGTTATTCCTTCAAAAGCCTTTGCTAAAATTTCTATGCGCTTGGTGCCTAACCAGACATCTGCAGAAATAACAGAGAAGTTTACCAAACATTTTGAAAGTATAGCTCCGGCAAGTGTAAAAGTAGTAGTAAAGCCTCATCATGGTGGTGAGCCTGTAGTTACCCCAACAGATTCAGTAGCATATCAGGCAGCATCAAAAGCCTACGAAGAAACCTTTGGCGTGAAACCTATACCTGTTCGTAGCGGTGGCTCTATACCAATAGTTGCTATGTTTAAGTCTGAACTTGGCCTGGATTCTGTTTTGATGGGCTTTGGTTTGGATAGTGATGCCATTCACTCGCCAAACGAGAACTTTGGTGTCTTCAACTATATGAAAGGTATTGAGACCATACCGCTGTTCTATAAGTACTATGCTGAAATGAGCAGGTAA
- a CDS encoding porin family protein, whose translation MKKLFIIGAMLLAGATATQAQSGFGFRGGANMSNLSGDLDNEDNFENKWGFHGGITYNIGIVDNFFSIQPELLYSQKGFKNADVEFTDPITNNSYRRVGKVNYNYLDLPVMAKIKAGPLYFEAGPQASYLVGVNNETKTYINDVEETSSRDEKDKDGLKEFEFGYGAGVGLALGNSLSLGVRYNGSLSDFVDEDVNFEGDITNARHSTIMFTLGLTIPSL comes from the coding sequence ATGAAAAAACTATTCATTATAGGCGCTATGCTGCTTGCAGGCGCTACAGCAACTCAGGCACAATCAGGTTTTGGTTTCAGAGGTGGTGCAAATATGTCCAATCTTTCCGGTGACTTAGATAACGAAGATAACTTCGAAAATAAGTGGGGCTTCCATGGAGGTATCACTTATAACATTGGTATTGTAGATAATTTCTTCTCTATCCAGCCGGAGCTACTTTATTCACAGAAAGGTTTTAAAAACGCGGATGTAGAGTTCACCGATCCAATTACCAACAATTCTTATCGTAGAGTTGGTAAAGTAAACTATAACTATCTGGATCTGCCTGTAATGGCAAAGATTAAAGCTGGTCCATTATACTTTGAGGCTGGTCCGCAGGCATCTTACCTGGTAGGTGTTAATAATGAGACCAAGACTTATATAAACGATGTAGAGGAAACTTCTTCTCGTGACGAAAAAGACAAAGATGGTCTGAAAGAGTTTGAGTTCGGTTATGGAGCCGGTGTTGGTCTTGCATTAGGCAACAGCTTAAGCCTGGGCGTACGTTACAACGGTAGCTTAAGTGATTTCGTGGATGAAGACGTAAACTTTGAAGGTGACATTACCAACGCACGTCATTCTACAATCATGTTCACGTTAGGCTTAACAATCCCGTCTCTATAA
- a CDS encoding porin family protein has translation MKKLFLFVFAFCTVLMAQAQMSPRFGIKAGVNYAGLEGDDAGDNDRIFGAHAGVFVSLPLVEDFFSIKPEALYSMKGAESQDDDFELKLNYIDVPVLAQINAGPLYFEAGPQASFRVSGKIETDLGSTDDLEDLGYKSFLFGYAAGIGLASAPLGLSVGVRYSGDASKITDDDDTKIRNSVFMLTLGYMFPSR, from the coding sequence ATGAAAAAATTATTCTTATTTGTTTTTGCGTTCTGTACAGTGCTGATGGCCCAGGCCCAGATGTCGCCACGTTTTGGTATCAAAGCCGGGGTTAACTATGCTGGCCTGGAGGGCGATGATGCAGGAGACAACGACCGCATTTTTGGAGCACACGCAGGTGTATTTGTAAGCTTACCATTAGTAGAGGATTTTTTCTCTATTAAGCCAGAAGCATTATACTCTATGAAAGGTGCAGAAAGCCAGGATGATGATTTTGAACTGAAGCTTAATTACATTGATGTACCGGTACTTGCACAGATAAATGCAGGCCCTTTATACTTTGAAGCAGGCCCACAGGCATCTTTCCGCGTATCCGGTAAAATAGAAACAGACCTAGGTTCTACAGATGATCTTGAAGATTTAGGTTATAAAAGCTTCTTGTTTGGGTATGCAGCTGGTATTGGCTTGGCATCCGCTCCACTTGGTCTTAGTGTTGGTGTTCGCTATAGTGGCGATGCTTCCAAGATCACAGACGATGATGACACAAAGATCCGCAATAGCGTATTCATGCTGACATTGGGGTATATGTTCCCGAGCAGATAA
- a CDS encoding YifB family Mg chelatase-like AAA ATPase, translating to MLVKTFGSAVQGVNAYTITVEVSVSAGTKYFLVGLPDNAVKEGEQRIEAALKHYYYKMPRQKVVINMAPADIRKEGSSYDLTIAMGILAASGQISPDKVSQYMIMGELSLDGSLRPIKGVLPIAIQARKEGFKGFILPAQNANEAAIVNNLDIIPVSTIQEAIEFLDNRLHIEPMVVNTREMFQNQADQYAADFADVQGQENIKRALEIAAAGGHNLIMIGPPGAGKTMLAKRLPSILPPLSMHEALETTKIHSVAGKLGEASSLLTTRPYRSPHHTISDVALVGGGGVPQPGEISLSHNGVLFLDELPEFKRTVLEVMRQPLEERRVTISRAKTTIDFPANFMLVASMNPCPCGFYNHPEKDCVCGPGVVQRYLNKVSGPLLDRIDLHVEVTPVTFDEMTATRKSEDSTTVRERVVKAREVQQLRFKDFPQIHSNAMMPSQMVKDICQINEAGRTLLKTAMERLGLSARAYDRILKVSRTIADLADSTEIKIEHLAEAIQYRSLDREGWAA from the coding sequence ATGCTTGTTAAAACATTTGGCAGTGCGGTGCAGGGTGTAAATGCCTATACCATAACCGTAGAAGTTAGCGTAAGTGCAGGTACAAAATATTTTCTGGTTGGCTTACCCGATAATGCAGTTAAAGAAGGCGAGCAGCGCATCGAGGCAGCATTAAAGCATTATTATTACAAAATGCCGCGCCAGAAGGTAGTCATCAACATGGCACCTGCTGATATCCGGAAAGAAGGCTCCTCCTACGACCTGACCATTGCTATGGGTATATTGGCTGCTTCCGGCCAGATTTCTCCTGATAAGGTTTCGCAGTATATGATCATGGGAGAGCTATCGCTGGATGGTTCGCTGAGACCCATAAAAGGAGTACTGCCAATTGCCATACAAGCCCGTAAAGAAGGTTTTAAAGGATTTATACTTCCGGCACAGAATGCTAACGAAGCAGCCATAGTTAATAACCTGGATATTATACCGGTATCGACCATACAGGAAGCTATAGAATTTCTGGATAACAGGCTGCACATTGAACCTATGGTGGTAAACACCCGCGAAATGTTCCAAAACCAAGCCGACCAATATGCTGCCGATTTTGCTGATGTGCAAGGGCAGGAAAATATTAAACGAGCTTTAGAAATTGCAGCTGCCGGTGGCCATAACCTGATCATGATCGGTCCTCCGGGAGCAGGCAAAACGATGTTAGCCAAAAGACTACCATCTATACTTCCGCCACTCTCAATGCACGAAGCTTTGGAAACAACCAAGATACATTCTGTAGCTGGTAAATTGGGAGAGGCCTCTTCACTCTTAACAACGCGCCCTTACCGTTCGCCGCACCATACCATTTCTGATGTAGCTTTAGTAGGTGGCGGTGGCGTACCACAACCCGGCGAGATCTCTTTATCACATAATGGGGTATTGTTTCTGGATGAGCTGCCAGAATTTAAGCGTACTGTATTAGAGGTAATGCGTCAGCCGTTAGAAGAAAGAAGAGTAACTATCTCCAGAGCAAAGACAACGATAGACTTTCCGGCTAATTTTATGCTGGTAGCCAGCATGAACCCGTGCCCCTGCGGATTTTATAACCACCCGGAAAAGGACTGTGTATGTGGCCCTGGTGTAGTACAACGGTATCTAAATAAAGTAAGCGGCCCGCTCTTAGACCGCATCGACCTGCATGTAGAAGTTACACCTGTTACGTTCGATGAAATGACGGCTACCCGCAAATCAGAAGACAGTACTACGGTTCGTGAAAGAGTAGTAAAAGCCAGGGAGGTGCAGCAGTTACGTTTCAAAGATTTCCCCCAGATACACTCGAATGCCATGATGCCCTCCCAGATGGTAAAAGACATTTGCCAGATAAATGAAGCTGGCAGAACCTTGTTAAAAACTGCTATGGAACGTCTTGGTTTATCTGCCCGTGCTTATGATCGTATCCTGAAAGTAAGCCGCACTATAGCTGATTTAGCTGACAGTACTGAAATAAAAATTGAACACCTTGCAGAGGCCATTCAATACCGTAGTTTAGACCGCGAAGGCTGGGCAGCTTAA
- the lpcA gene encoding D-sedoheptulose 7-phosphate isomerase: protein MTTTILEELEQAQQTLANFISDKNNIAAIEQAAKLMADAITAGGKIISCGNGGSMCDAMHFAEELTGRYRDNRRALPAISISDASHMSCVGNDYGYEFVFSRYVEALGNNNDVLLAISTSGNSGNVIKAAEAAKAKGMKVVGLTGKDGGKLAPLCDAEIRVPHMGYADRVQEIHIKVIHILILLLEKQLT, encoded by the coding sequence ATGACAACAACTATACTGGAAGAACTGGAGCAGGCCCAGCAAACGCTTGCAAACTTTATTTCCGATAAAAACAACATAGCAGCCATTGAACAGGCTGCTAAACTAATGGCCGATGCAATAACAGCAGGTGGCAAAATAATATCGTGCGGTAATGGTGGTTCTATGTGCGATGCCATGCACTTTGCCGAAGAGCTGACCGGCCGCTACCGCGATAACCGCAGAGCCTTGCCTGCTATTTCAATTTCGGATGCCAGCCACATGAGCTGCGTAGGCAACGATTATGGCTATGAATTTGTATTCTCGCGTTACGTAGAAGCACTTGGCAATAATAATGATGTATTGTTAGCTATCAGCACAAGTGGTAACTCCGGCAACGTTATTAAAGCAGCCGAGGCAGCAAAAGCCAAAGGCATGAAAGTGGTTGGGCTAACAGGTAAAGATGGCGGCAAGCTAGCTCCACTCTGCGATGCTGAAATACGCGTACCTCACATGGGCTATGCTGACCGTGTGCAGGAGATACATATAAAGGTGATACACATACTTATACTTTTGCTGGAGAAACAGCTTACTTAA
- a CDS encoding ABC transporter ATP-binding protein, which yields MKTFFRLLAFAKPYSRYIPSYAVLALLAVVFGLLNFTLLIPLLNVLFDAAPAKQPIEPTFALNINYFKQLFDYWFYTIRFEYGAKGALQFVCGVILVSVFFSNLFKYLSQRVMTDMRTSVVRNIRHALFEKMTLLDIDFFNKRRKGDLLSSLSSDVNEIESSVVSSVQVVFREPLMLVGYVVLLFMMSVELTLFTMLVLPVSGFVIASISKKLRRDAKRGQALLGNILSAMEETISGNRIVKGFNAEAHVQSKFDHENNQYRKVLSSVYNKKELASPISEFLGVTVVAGILLYGGQLVLENRSDLTASEFLTYIILYSQILVPAKNISNAITTIQRGIASGERVLGIIDHPIEIKEKPNAIPVPQFTEGVEYRDVEFTYGEDKVLDGVSFELQKGKIIALVGPSGSGKSTIADLLPRFYDVIGGQILIDGKDIRDVKLKDLRSHMGIVTQESILFNDTIFNNIAFNKTDATEEEVIAAAKVANAHEFIMETPNGYQTMIGDRGSRLSGGQRQRLNIARAILKNPAILILDEATSALDTESEKLVQEALTNLMKNRTTIVIAHRLSTIQHADEILVLQKGRVVERGTHDELLQTSGLYAKLTQMQLV from the coding sequence ATGAAGACTTTTTTTAGATTACTTGCATTTGCAAAACCATATAGCCGTTACATTCCATCGTATGCGGTGCTGGCGCTGCTTGCAGTTGTGTTCGGACTTTTAAACTTTACCCTGCTTATTCCGCTGCTAAATGTATTGTTTGATGCCGCTCCGGCCAAGCAGCCCATTGAGCCAACTTTTGCGCTTAACATAAATTATTTCAAACAGCTTTTCGATTACTGGTTCTATACCATCCGCTTTGAATATGGAGCTAAGGGAGCGCTTCAGTTTGTCTGTGGAGTTATACTTGTATCTGTTTTCTTTTCAAACCTGTTCAAGTATTTATCGCAGCGCGTGATGACGGACATGCGAACTTCGGTTGTGCGCAACATACGTCATGCGCTGTTCGAGAAAATGACACTGCTTGATATTGATTTCTTTAACAAGCGCCGCAAAGGAGATCTGCTTTCCAGTTTATCAAGCGATGTAAATGAGATAGAATCGTCGGTAGTAAGCTCGGTGCAGGTTGTTTTTCGTGAACCCCTGATGCTGGTAGGCTATGTAGTGCTGTTGTTCATGATGTCAGTGGAGCTGACACTGTTTACCATGCTGGTACTACCAGTTTCAGGTTTTGTAATTGCTAGCATCTCTAAAAAACTCCGCCGCGACGCCAAACGAGGACAGGCTTTATTGGGCAACATCCTGAGCGCTATGGAAGAAACGATCTCTGGTAACCGAATTGTAAAAGGTTTTAATGCAGAGGCACACGTTCAGTCAAAATTCGACCACGAAAATAACCAGTATCGCAAGGTGTTAAGCTCAGTTTATAACAAAAAAGAACTAGCCTCGCCTATCTCTGAATTTTTAGGGGTAACTGTAGTAGCAGGTATACTTTTATATGGTGGCCAACTAGTACTTGAGAACCGCTCCGACCTGACAGCGTCCGAATTCCTAACCTATATTATACTTTACTCCCAGATACTGGTGCCGGCTAAAAACATCTCCAATGCCATTACAACTATACAGCGTGGTATTGCATCCGGTGAGCGTGTGTTAGGAATTATAGACCACCCTATTGAAATAAAAGAAAAACCGAACGCCATACCTGTTCCGCAATTTACAGAAGGGGTAGAATACAGAGATGTAGAGTTTACTTACGGCGAAGATAAAGTACTGGACGGGGTATCATTTGAGCTGCAGAAAGGTAAGATCATTGCGCTGGTTGGCCCATCAGGTTCCGGTAAATCGACTATAGCAGATCTGTTACCGCGCTTTTATGATGTCATCGGTGGCCAGATCCTGATCGATGGAAAAGATATTCGGGATGTGAAACTGAAAGACCTGCGCAGCCATATGGGAATCGTAACACAGGAGTCTATACTTTTCAACGATACCATCTTCAACAACATTGCTTTTAATAAGACCGATGCAACCGAAGAAGAAGTGATAGCAGCCGCAAAAGTAGCCAACGCTCATGAGTTTATTATGGAGACGCCAAACGGCTACCAGACCATGATCGGCGACAGGGGCAGCAGGCTTTCGGGTGGGCAGCGGCAGCGCTTAAACATTGCAAGGGCAATACTTAAAAACCCGGCTATACTTATCTTGGATGAAGCAACTTCGGCTTTGGATACCGAATCAGAAAAACTTGTACAGGAAGCATTAACCAACCTGATGAAGAACAGGACCACCATTGTGATTGCACACCGGTTAAGTACCATTCAGCATGCAGACGAGATTCTGGTGCTTCAGAAAGGCAGAGTTGTGGAACGTGGTACTCACGATGAGTTACTGCAAACCAGCGGTTTGTATGCTAAGTTAACGCAGATGCAACTGGTATAA
- a CDS encoding glycosyltransferase family 2 protein — MISIIVAVHNQLAINKIFVEHLQKYTYHTYELIIIDNNSTDGSREYFKSIGATVIENSQNYSYPYCQNQGIRAAKYDVFAFLNNDIIVAPHWDKKLLEAMDAHGLEIITPSGIERAETPEATKKLHRRWKAIKNIIGYFAKNDFTFRLMVRLMYGNWERYNQQRYAKYGTDVIEGFLGNSVIMKRSALDKVGFWDERLMAADWDLYMRSKKRSIEYGDIKPMHVALGVFNHHFIRITLGSKNTKPPVFADAANIIPLKSKWTEQEREVLLKDLPV, encoded by the coding sequence ATGATAAGTATCATCGTGGCTGTTCATAACCAGTTAGCCATCAATAAGATTTTCGTTGAGCACCTGCAAAAGTATACTTATCATACCTATGAGCTGATCATAATTGATAATAACTCTACCGACGGCAGCCGCGAATATTTTAAAAGTATAGGTGCAACAGTTATTGAGAACAGTCAGAATTATTCGTACCCCTATTGCCAGAATCAGGGAATAAGAGCGGCTAAATATGATGTGTTTGCTTTCCTGAACAATGATATTATAGTTGCCCCGCACTGGGACAAAAAACTACTGGAAGCAATGGATGCCCATGGGCTGGAGATTATTACCCCAAGCGGCATAGAGCGCGCCGAAACTCCTGAAGCTACCAAAAAACTGCACCGCCGCTGGAAGGCAATCAAGAACATAATAGGTTATTTCGCTAAGAATGATTTTACGTTCCGGCTGATGGTGCGCCTGATGTATGGCAACTGGGAGAGGTATAACCAGCAGCGTTATGCAAAGTATGGCACTGATGTAATTGAAGGCTTTTTAGGTAACTCCGTGATCATGAAGCGCAGCGCACTGGATAAAGTAGGGTTTTGGGATGAGCGCCTGATGGCTGCTGATTGGGACCTGTATATGCGCAGTAAAAAAAGAAGTATAGAGTATGGTGACATTAAACCAATGCATGTGGCATTAGGAGTGTTTAACCATCACTTTATCAGAATTACATTAGGCTCAAAAAACACAAAACCACCAGTGTTTGCAGATGCTGCCAATATCATTCCGCTAAAAAGTAAATGGACTGAACAAGAGCGGGAAGTTTTACTTAAAGACTTGCCAGTTTAA
- the upp gene encoding uracil phosphoribosyltransferase, whose translation MHYNNLHILTDTPSLANHFVAELRDVNIQHDSLRFRRNLERLGELLAYEISKTLPYTSAGVTTPLAQTQTMLLKAQPVLATILRAGLPLYNGMLNYFDKAFSTFVGAYRVEEENTELQINMEYLASTDLHDKILILADPMLATGKSLVKAYKGMLRHGKPVQVHVAAVIASPEGVKYLQEEIPEANIWLGALDEHLNEKSYIVPGLGDAGDLAFGPKI comes from the coding sequence ATGCACTATAACAACCTGCACATTCTTACAGATACACCTTCGCTGGCCAACCACTTTGTAGCCGAACTGCGCGACGTAAACATACAGCATGATAGCCTGCGCTTCAGAAGGAACCTTGAAAGGCTGGGCGAACTGCTGGCTTACGAGATTTCTAAAACATTGCCTTATACTTCAGCAGGTGTAACTACGCCGCTGGCCCAGACACAGACAATGTTACTTAAAGCGCAACCGGTGCTTGCCACTATACTTCGGGCTGGCCTGCCGCTATACAACGGTATGCTTAATTACTTTGATAAAGCTTTTAGTACGTTTGTAGGCGCTTACCGCGTGGAAGAGGAGAATACCGAACTGCAGATAAATATGGAATACCTGGCTTCTACTGATCTGCATGATAAGATACTTATACTTGCCGACCCGATGCTGGCAACCGGTAAGTCGCTGGTGAAAGCTTATAAAGGGATGCTGCGCCATGGTAAACCGGTTCAGGTACATGTAGCTGCAGTTATTGCGTCGCCGGAAGGGGTAAAGTACCTGCAAGAGGAAATACCGGAAGCAAACATATGGTTGGGTGCACTAGACGAGCACTTGAACGAGAAATCGTACATTGTGCCTGGCCTGGGCGACGCCGGCGATCTAGCCTTTGGCCCTAAAATATAG
- a CDS encoding small multi-drug export protein, with protein sequence MVKFFAGPVTGISLGLTYMETVLLTIAGMMTTVIIFSLVGREFSKWWAKRQREKQKPVFSKKNRRIIRIWKSFGVVGVAFLTPILLTPIVGTVVAALFGAPRKKIFIHMLWSAVMWSALLNLMVFEFGDFASRFF encoded by the coding sequence ATGGTAAAGTTTTTTGCCGGGCCTGTTACAGGTATTTCACTGGGGCTAACCTACATGGAGACGGTACTGTTAACTATAGCCGGCATGATGACCACGGTAATCATTTTTTCATTAGTGGGCAGGGAATTCTCGAAATGGTGGGCAAAGCGGCAGCGCGAAAAACAGAAACCTGTTTTCAGTAAAAAGAACCGTCGCATCATCAGGATCTGGAAAAGTTTTGGCGTGGTTGGGGTAGCTTTTTTAACACCTATACTTTTAACACCTATAGTTGGTACAGTGGTAGCTGCCTTGTTTGGAGCACCGCGCAAAAAGATATTTATACATATGCTCTGGAGTGCCGTAATGTGGAGCGCGCTGCTTAACCTGATGGTGTTCGAGTTCGGAGATTTCGCTTCGCGATTTTTCTAA
- a CDS encoding DEAD/DEAH box helicase, with translation MAEEAEKEITTFEDFKLNKQLLNAIADAGYEKPTPIQLQAIPLISAGHDILGIAQTGTGKTAAFLLPLIMKVKYAQGQHPRALIIAPTRELVMQIEENIKLLAKYTDLRYTAIYGGLGPKTQIETISKGIDILVATPKRLMELYLKGELVLKELKTLILDEADKMMDMGFMPQIRQLLEVIPRKRQNLLFSATMPDKVVQLSEEFLEFPTRVEVTPQATPVETVSQVLYRVPNIRTKIALLEHLIQDEETFKRVIIFTRSKKNAENVAKYLERKEYGEVRAIHGNKGQNTRINSMEAFKGGDVRFLIATDVAARGIDVTMVSHVINFDVPFVYEDYVHRIGRTGRAEQEGAAITFANEAEMYHIRKIENIIRMQIPELPLPEEVEIHPTTFEEQQDIAMEVDRQKRRENPDFKGAFHEKKGRHKSNFEKGKKKGDPKNSGWQKTKKKGNRR, from the coding sequence ATGGCCGAAGAAGCAGAGAAAGAAATAACCACGTTCGAAGATTTTAAGCTGAACAAACAGCTGCTGAACGCCATTGCCGATGCCGGCTACGAAAAGCCTACACCTATACAATTACAGGCTATTCCGTTGATTTCGGCGGGGCACGATATTTTAGGCATTGCCCAGACCGGAACCGGTAAAACCGCTGCCTTTTTATTGCCGCTGATCATGAAGGTAAAGTATGCGCAAGGCCAACACCCACGTGCGCTTATTATTGCCCCTACCCGCGAACTGGTAATGCAGATCGAGGAGAACATCAAGCTGTTGGCAAAGTATACCGACCTGCGCTACACCGCTATTTATGGTGGTTTGGGCCCAAAAACGCAGATCGAAACTATAAGTAAAGGCATTGATATTTTAGTAGCTACGCCTAAACGCCTGATGGAACTATACCTGAAAGGTGAGCTGGTATTAAAAGAACTGAAAACGCTGATTCTGGACGAGGCTGACAAAATGATGGATATGGGTTTTATGCCGCAGATCCGCCAGCTGCTGGAAGTGATCCCGCGTAAGCGCCAGAACCTGCTCTTTTCGGCTACCATGCCCGATAAGGTAGTACAGCTGTCAGAAGAGTTCCTGGAGTTCCCGACGCGCGTGGAAGTAACGCCACAGGCAACTCCTGTTGAAACAGTTAGCCAGGTTCTTTACCGTGTGCCAAACATCCGCACCAAAATTGCTTTGCTGGAGCATCTTATCCAGGACGAAGAAACCTTTAAACGTGTGATCATCTTTACACGCAGCAAGAAAAATGCAGAAAATGTAGCCAAATACTTGGAGCGGAAAGAGTACGGCGAAGTGCGTGCTATACATGGCAACAAAGGACAGAATACCCGCATTAACTCTATGGAAGCTTTTAAAGGAGGTGATGTGCGCTTTTTAATTGCAACGGATGTGGCTGCGCGCGGCATTGATGTAACGATGGTAAGCCATGTAATCAACTTTGATGTGCCGTTTGTGTACGAAGATTACGTGCACCGCATTGGCCGCACCGGCCGTGCCGAGCAGGAAGGTGCGGCCATAACTTTTGCCAACGAAGCCGAGATGTACCACATCCGCAAAATAGAAAACATTATCCGGATGCAGATACCGGAGCTACCTTTGCCGGAAGAAGTGGAAATACACCCGACTACGTTTGAGGAGCAGCAGGATATAGCCATGGAAGTAGACCGCCAGAAGCGCCGCGAGAATCCTGATTTCAAAGGGGCCTTCCATGAGAAAAAAGGCAGGCACAAGTCTAACTTCGAGAAGGGCAAGAAAAAAGGTGATCCTAAAAACTCTGGTTGGCAGAAGACTAAAAAGAAAGGAAACAGAAGATAA